From Arachis stenosperma cultivar V10309 chromosome 2, arast.V10309.gnm1.PFL2, whole genome shotgun sequence, one genomic window encodes:
- the LOC130962035 gene encoding LOW QUALITY PROTEIN: probable WRKY transcription factor 21 (The sequence of the model RefSeq protein was modified relative to this genomic sequence to represent the inferred CDS: deleted 1 base in 1 codon), with amino-acid sequence MEEVEQANRLAVESCHRVLSILSQPRDQVQNRNLMVETGEAVLRFKKVVSLLQNGLGHARVRKHRKLQVPFSQSILLDNPNCFKNNNNNNLNHDQSKKVVMLHENSVQELGSSTVRNSLSLVNPSLELSSSAKSTINQQGSSSSHYQFLQQQQIQQQRLLMQQQQQQQQMKNHAEMMFRRNNSGINLNFDSTSCTPTMSSTTRSFISSLSIDGSVANLDGSSFHLIGAPLSSDQNSQQHKRKCSARGDEGSVKCGSSARCHCSKKRKHRVKRSIKVPAISNKLADIPPDDYSWRKYGQKPIKGSPHPRGYYKCSSMRGCPARKHVERCLEEPTMLIVTYEGEHNHPKLQHNLQMHETTSLERELTKNNIKPSFKFVKDLLVM; translated from the exons ATGGAGGAAGTTGAACAAGCTAATAGATTAGCTGTTGAAAGCTGTCATAGAGTTCTTAGTATTTTGTCTCAGCCAAGGGATCAAGTTCAGAATAGGAATTTAATGGTGGAAACTGGTGAAGCTGTGTTAAGGTTCAAGAAAGTTGTTTCTTTGCTTCAAAATGGTTTGGGTCATGCAAGAGTGAGGAAGCATAGAAAGCTTCAAGTACCCTTTTCTCAAAGCATACTCTTAGATAACCCGAATTGcttcaagaacaacaacaacaacaaccttAATCATGATCAATCAAAGAAAGTAGTGATGCTTCATGAGAATTCAGTTCAGGAATTGGGATCAAGTACGGTTAGGAACTCACTTTCTTTGGTGAATCCATCTTTGGAATTGAGCTCAAGTGCCAAAAGTACTATTAACCAACAAGGTTCTTCATCTAGTCACTATCAGTTCCTTCAACAGcaacaaattcagcaacaaAGGTTGTTGATGCAGCAGCAACAGCAGCAGCAACAAATGAAAAATCATGCTGAGATGATGTTCCGAAGGAACAACAGTGGCATAAACCTCAATTTCGACAGCACTAGCTGCACGCCGACAATGTCGTCTACTACTAGGTCTTTCATTTCTTCCTTGAGCATAGATGGAAGTGTGGCGAACCTCGACGGAAGTTCCTTCCATCTTATAGGAGCCCCACTCTCTTCTGATCAAAATTCGCAGCAGCATAAGCGAAAATGTTCCGCTAGAGGCGACGAGGGCAGTGTGAAATGTGGAAGCAGTGCTAGATGTCATTGCTCAAAGAAGAG GAAACATAGAGTGAAGAGATCAATTAAGGTGCCAGCTATCAGCAACAAACTTGCAGATATACCTCCTGATGATTATTCATGGAGGAAGTATGGACAGAAACCAATCAAGGGTTCTCCTCACCCAAG GGGATATTACAAGTGCAGCAGCATGAGAGGGTGCCCTGCAAGGAAGCATGTAGAGAGGTGCTTGGAAGAGCCAACAATGCTAATTGTTACCTATGAAGGAGAGCATAACCATCCAAAGTTA CAACACAATCTGCAAATGCATGAAACCACTTCATTGGAGAGAGAGCTTACCAAAAACAACATCAAGCCCTCATTCAAATTTGTCAAAGACCTTCTTGTGATGTGA